A region of Euryarchaeota archaeon DNA encodes the following proteins:
- a CDS encoding 4-demethylwyosine synthase TYW1, whose product MDQALRQILEKQGYGLVGEHSGVKVCHWTKSMLSGGAGCYKHQFYGIESHRCLQMTPVVNYCNKTCLYCWRFQGWDDKLAGHWDEPGFIIEESIKQQRRLLSGFKGDPRVSKERFAEALQPRHVAISLTGEPTFYPKLAKFISEMHDRGVSTFLVTNGTTPEILATLDPLPTQLYVSLDSVNETMFNSLGVPTTKDAWARVMKTLEILPSLECRKVIRHTIIKGWNMDATAEFIELDKIAKPDFIECKAYEFVGPSRTRMSWDNVPSPEEVATFSEEIAAATGYGLEDFNRHSRVALVMRPGAKRMIDFSAIRAGHGKKTLAPIEVGFETQVAAEGATELPPGVTVTFG is encoded by the coding sequence GTGGACCAGGCTCTTCGCCAGATACTCGAAAAACAGGGCTACGGCCTTGTGGGCGAGCACAGCGGGGTCAAGGTCTGCCACTGGACGAAGTCGATGCTTTCCGGTGGAGCGGGTTGCTACAAGCACCAGTTCTACGGCATCGAGAGTCACCGCTGTCTTCAGATGACGCCGGTCGTCAATTACTGCAACAAGACCTGTCTTTATTGCTGGCGTTTCCAAGGATGGGACGACAAGTTGGCCGGGCACTGGGACGAACCGGGGTTCATAATAGAGGAATCCATCAAGCAGCAGCGGCGACTCCTTTCAGGCTTCAAAGGCGACCCCCGCGTGTCGAAGGAGCGCTTCGCCGAAGCGCTCCAACCGCGCCACGTCGCCATCAGCCTCACGGGCGAGCCCACTTTCTACCCGAAGCTCGCGAAGTTCATTTCGGAGATGCACGACCGCGGCGTGTCGACGTTCCTCGTGACGAACGGAACGACGCCAGAGATACTCGCCACGTTGGACCCGCTCCCGACACAGTTGTACGTGAGCCTCGACTCGGTGAACGAGACGATGTTCAACTCACTCGGGGTCCCGACCACGAAAGACGCGTGGGCGCGTGTCATGAAGACACTGGAGATCCTACCGTCGCTTGAATGCCGAAAGGTGATCCGGCACACGATAATCAAGGGATGGAACATGGACGCGACGGCCGAGTTCATTGAACTCGACAAGATCGCCAAACCTGATTTCATCGAGTGCAAGGCATACGAGTTCGTGGGACCCTCAAGGACGCGCATGTCATGGGACAATGTGCCAAGCCCCGAAGAGGTCGCCACGTTCTCGGAGGAGATCGCGGCCGCAACGGGCTATGGTCTCGAGGATTTCAATCGGCATTCACGCGTCGCACTCGTAATGCGGCCGGGGGCAAAAAGGATGATCGACTTTTCGGCGATCCGCGCGGGGCACGGGAAGAAGACCCTTGCGCCGATCGAGGTCGGCTTCGAAACGCAGGTGGCCGCGGAAGGAGCGACGGAGCTCCCGCCTGGCGTGACCGTGACGTTCGGCTGA
- a CDS encoding peptidylprolyl isomerase, translating into MKRPVLGVAALLFAMGVAGCLGTGPTGYTGPFDHTGACPVDKAGVLGNRTAFEFSAARMDHAASNRLAIICTTTGWFVAELFENKAPISTANFIKYASDGFYEGTVFHRVIDNFVIQGGGVLANGTEKPTTYPSIELENQTGLRHWDGAWGMARETEPDTATAQFYVCDGPQHRLDDDNFKIQYSGAPGYAVFAQTIDGMEIVAAIASVQTDSADRPIQDVTTTRVTIVGQ; encoded by the coding sequence ATGAAACGCCCCGTGCTCGGCGTCGCAGCGCTTCTTTTCGCAATGGGAGTGGCGGGTTGCCTTGGGACCGGCCCGACCGGCTACACCGGCCCTTTCGACCACACGGGCGCGTGTCCTGTGGACAAGGCCGGGGTCCTCGGAAACCGCACGGCCTTCGAGTTCTCGGCGGCGAGGATGGATCACGCCGCATCGAACCGTCTTGCGATCATCTGCACCACGACGGGGTGGTTCGTCGCGGAGCTCTTCGAGAACAAGGCGCCGATCTCGACTGCGAACTTCATCAAGTACGCGTCCGACGGGTTCTACGAGGGCACGGTATTCCACCGCGTCATCGACAATTTCGTGATACAGGGCGGTGGGGTCTTGGCAAACGGTACCGAAAAACCGACCACATACCCTTCGATCGAACTGGAGAACCAGACCGGGTTACGCCATTGGGACGGAGCGTGGGGCATGGCACGCGAGACCGAACCGGATACCGCGACGGCGCAGTTCTACGTCTGCGACGGGCCGCAGCACAGGCTCGACGACGACAACTTCAAGATCCAGTACAGTGGGGCTCCCGGGTACGCGGTCTTTGCGCAGACGATAGACGGGATGGAGATCGTCGCGGCGATCGCATCGGTCCAGACGGACAGTGCCGATAGGCCGATCCAAGACGTGACGACCACGCGTGTCACTATCGTTGGGCAATGA
- a CDS encoding PIN domain-containing protein — protein MRLIAWDTWAFLESYFEWPRHEAVRALLADASMVFTVRDVVAESFNHIVHKTGRTEEAWTWLESLSASRVKVYEPSFRDVYAFMGQQSRTGSLSFTDHALAYAAVRDDVVEIATEDAEFRRLDLVPIFARS, from the coding sequence ATGCGCCTCATCGCGTGGGACACGTGGGCGTTCCTCGAAAGCTACTTCGAATGGCCAAGGCACGAAGCTGTCCGGGCGCTCCTTGCGGATGCCAGCATGGTATTCACGGTCCGCGATGTGGTGGCGGAGAGTTTCAACCACATCGTCCATAAGACGGGACGCACAGAAGAGGCGTGGACGTGGCTGGAATCGCTCTCCGCAAGCCGCGTGAAAGTGTACGAACCGTCGTTTCGGGACGTCTACGCGTTCATGGGGCAACAGTCAAGAACCGGATCGTTGAGTTTCACCGATCACGCACTCGCATACGCGGCCGTGCGAGACGACGTCGTCGAGATCGCCACGGAGGACGCCGAATTCAGACGGTTGGACCTCGTGCCGATATTCGCCCGATCATAG
- a CDS encoding cupredoxin domain-containing protein has product MSKQKNAILVITLAGFLVISAAGLVSADSTFAMSFKDISTIIVTPNSGKPNEFTVDQGADVVINVTNDDKDLPHNLWFVEAPYNAYHTKNLNGGQSESVAFSASKAGTFGFLCNLHPSTMTGKMTVKATGGNTATDKKSPGFEAFAILGAAGIALVALRRRV; this is encoded by the coding sequence ATGTCAAAACAAAAAAACGCCATCCTCGTGATTACCCTCGCGGGCTTCCTTGTGATCTCCGCCGCCGGACTCGTCAGCGCCGATAGTACGTTCGCCATGAGCTTCAAGGACATTAGCACGATCATCGTGACGCCGAACAGCGGAAAACCGAACGAATTCACCGTCGACCAGGGCGCCGATGTGGTAATCAACGTGACCAACGACGATAAGGACTTGCCGCACAACCTGTGGTTCGTCGAGGCGCCATACAACGCCTATCACACGAAGAACCTCAACGGCGGCCAATCCGAAAGCGTGGCGTTCAGCGCGTCGAAGGCCGGGACCTTCGGGTTCCTTTGCAATCTCCACCCCTCCACGATGACGGGCAAGATGACCGTGAAGGCCACTGGCGGGAACACAGCCACGGACAAGAAATCGCCAGGGTTCGAGGCGTTCGCGATTCTTGGCGCCGCGGGCATCGCGCTCGTCGCGCTGCGCCGCCGCGTTTGA